The following are encoded together in the Oryzias melastigma strain HK-1 linkage group LG17, ASM292280v2, whole genome shotgun sequence genome:
- the LOC112138782 gene encoding LOW QUALITY PROTEIN: zinc finger protein 420-like (The sequence of the model RefSeq protein was modified relative to this genomic sequence to represent the inferred CDS: substituted 1 base at 1 genomic stop codon): MRIHTGEKPFTCKECDRNFCQISNLKRHMRIHKGEKPFTCKECDKSFFDVSNLKTHMKIHTEGKAFTCKECDGSFSRISSLKRHMRIHTGEKPFTCKECDRSFSRISTLKTHMKIHTGEKAFTCKECDKSFFDVSNLKRHTRIHTERKAFTCKECDGSFSRISSLKTHMRIHRGEKPFTCKECDRSFSRISSLKTHMKIHTGEKPFTCKECDRSFSRITSLKRHMKIHTGEKPFTCNECDRRFNRKSILKTHMRTHTREKPFKCKECEKRFIDISSLNRHMQSHTEEKPFTCKECDRSFSRKSSLKTHMKIHTGEKPFICKECDRRFNRKSNLKTHMKIHTGEKPFTCKECKKCFFQISDLKRHMKIHTREKPFTCKEXDRSFSQWAILNAHMKTHTGEKPFICKECDRRFNRKSNLKTHMKIHTGEKPFTCKECDKSFIAVSYLKKHMRTHTGEKPFKCKECDKRFIDVSSLNRHMLSHTGEKPFTCKECKKVFYQISNLKRHTRTHTGEKPFKCKECDKSFMDLSSLNKHIQIHTG; encoded by the coding sequence atgagaattcatacaggagagaagccttttacgtgtaaagaatgtgatagaaatttttgtcaaatatccaatctcaaaagacacatgagaattcataaaggagagaagccttttacgtgtaaggaatgtgacaaaagtttctTTGATGTATctaatctcaaaacacacatgaagatTCATACAGAAGGGAAGGCTtttacatgtaaagaatgtgatggAAGTTTTAGTCGGATATCcagtctcaaaagacacatgagaattcatacaggagagaagccttttacgtgtaaagaatgtgatagaagttttagtCGAATATCtactctcaaaacacacatgaagattcatacaggagagaaggcTTTTACTTGTAaggaatgtgacaaaagtttctTTGATGTATCTAATCTCAAAAGACATACGAGAATTCATACAGAAAGGAAGgcttttacgtgtaaagaatgtgatggAAGTTTTAGTCGGATATCcagtctcaaaacacacatgagaattcatagaggagagaagccttttacgtgtaaagaatgtgatagaagttttagtCGGATATCtagtctcaaaacacacatgaagattcatacaggagagaagccttttacgtgtaaagaatgtgatagaagttttagtCGGATAACcagtctcaaaagacacatgaagattcatacaggagagaagccttttacatgTAATGAATGTGATAGAAGGTTTAATCGAAAATCTattctcaaaacacacatgagaactcataccagagaaaagccttttaagtgtaaagaatgtgaaaaaCGTTTTATTGATATATCTTCTCTCAATAGACACATGCAAAGTCATACAgaagagaagccttttacgtgtaaagaatgtgatagaagttttagtCGAAAATCtagtctcaaaacacacatgaagattcatacaggagagaagcctttcatttgtaaagaatgtgatagaaggTTTAATCGAAAATCTaatctaaaaacacacatgaagattcatacaggagagaagccttttacttgtaaggaatgtaaaaaatgtttttttcaaatatctgATCTCAAAAGACATATGAAAATTCATACtagagagaagccttttacgtgtaaagaatgagatagaagttttagtcaaTGGGCTATTCTTAATGCACACATgaaaactcatacaggagagaagccttttatttgtaaagaatgtgatagaaggTTTAATCGAAAATCTAATCTCAAAACTCACATGAagattcatacaggagagaagccttttacttgtaaggaatgtgacaaaagttttattgcTGTATCTtatctcaaaaaacacatgagaactcataccggagagaagccttttaagtgtaaagaatgtgacaaacgTTTTATTGATGTATCTTCTCTCAATAGACACATGCTAagtcatacaggagaaaagccttttacgtgtaaagaatgtaaaaaagttttttatcaaatatctaatctcaaaagacatacgagaactcatacaggagagaagccttttaagtgtaaagaatgtgacaagaGTTTTATGGATTTATCTTCTCTCAATAAACACATTCAAATTCATACAGGATAG
- the LOC112138781 gene encoding LOW QUALITY PROTEIN: gastrula zinc finger protein XlCGF57.1-like (The sequence of the model RefSeq protein was modified relative to this genomic sequence to represent the inferred CDS: deleted 2 bases in 1 codon), with translation MEIPSYEENENSEANLNNQQNFNVTESQDEEENQHEESTSTTDEETDPQNGNQRGKRDRSHVQDMSESQCDSDVRKKSEKTTLVKKRKQSTKEKIVSHLKSGKGTRTPQNMSAHMKTKSDEGLHVCEECGKSCGSWLEFRTHMRTHIEKKHFRCKECDKHFSNGSNFKRHMRTHTREKPFTCKECDKSFSRISHLKTHMKIHTGEKPFTCKECDRNFCQNSNLKRHMRIHTGEKPFTCKECDRNFCQISHLKTHMRIHTGEKAFTCKECDKSFRLISSLKTHMKIHTREKAFTCKECDRSFSRISHLKRHMKIHTGEKPFTCIECDRRFRLISSLKRHMKIHTGEKPFTCKECDKSFIDLSSLKRHMRTHTGEKPFKCKECDKCFIHVSFLNRHMLNHTGEKPFTCKECDRSFNRKFSLKTHMKIHTGEKPFICKECDRSFNRKSHLKIHMKIHTGEKPFTCKECDRSFSRTSSLKTHMKIHTGEKPFTCKECDRSFNRKSSLKIHMKIHTGEKPFTCKECDRSFNRKSSLKIHMKIHTGEKPFTCKECDRSFSRTSSLKTHMKIHTGEKPFTCKECDRSFNRKSHLKTHIKIHSGEKPFTCKECDKSFIDVSYLKTHENSYRREAF, from the exons ATGGAAATCCCTTCTTATGAGGAAAATGAGAACAGTGAAGCAAATCTAAACAATCAGCAGAACTTTAATGTAACTgagagtcaggatgaagaagaaaaccaacatgaagaatcaacatcaactacagatgaagagacagaccCACAGAACGGAAATCAGAGAGGcaaaagagacagaagtcatgtccaagacatgtcagaaagtcagtgtgactctgatgttagaaaaaaatcagagaaaacaactttggttaaaaaacgCAAACAAtccactaaagaaaaaatagtttcCCATTTAAAGTCTGGTAAAGGAACAAGAACTCCTCAAAATATGTCTGCCCACATGAAAACAAAGTCAGATGAAGGACTTCATGTCTGTGaagaatgtggtaaaagttGTGGCTCTTGGTTAGAATTCAGAACTCATATGAGGACTCACATAGAAAAGAAGCATTTTcgatgtaaagaatgtgacaaacattttagcaatgGATCCAatttcaaaagacacatgagaactcatacaagagagaagccttttacatgtaaagaatgtgacaaaagttttagtcgaatatctcatctcaaaacacacatgaagattcatacaggagagaagccttttacgtgtaaagaatgtgatagaaatttttgtcaaaattccaatctcaaaagacacatgagaattcatacaggagagaagccttttacgtgtaaagaatgtgatagaaatttttgtcaaatatctcatctcaaaacacacatgagaattcatacaggagagaaggcttttacgtgtaaagaatgtgataaaagttttagactGATATCcagtctcaaaacacacatgaagatTCATACAAGAGAGAAGgcttttacgtgtaaagaatgtgatcgAAGTTTTAGTCGGATATctcatctcaaaagacacatgaagattcatacaggagagaagccttttacgtgtatAGAATGTGATAGAAGGTTTAGACTGATATCcagtctcaaaagacacatgaagattcatacaggagagaagccttttacttgtaaggaatgtgacaaaagttttattgaTCTATCTtctctcaaaagacacatgagaactcatactggagagaagccttttaagtgtaaagaatgtgacaaatgttttattcatgtatcTTTTCTTAATAGACACATGCTAaatcatacaggagagaagccttttacgtgtaaagaatgtgatagaagttttaaTCGAAAATTtagtctcaaaacacacatgaagattcatacaggagagaagccttttatttgtaaagaatgtgatagaagttttaaTCGAAAATCTCATCTCAAAATACACATGAagattcatacaggagagaagccttttacgtgtaaagaatgtgatagaagtttcAGTCGGACATCtagtctcaaaacacacatgaagatTCATACGGGAGAGAAGCCTTTCACTTGTAAggaatgtgatagaagttttaaTCGAAAATCTAGTCTCAAAATACACATGAagattcatacaggagagaagccttttacttgtaaggaatgtgatagaagttttaaTCGAAAATCTAGTCTCAAAATACACATGAagattcatacaggagagaagccttttacgtgtaaagaatgtgatagaagtttcAGTCGGACATCtagtctcaaaacacacatgaagattcatacaggagagaagccttttacttgtaaggaatgtgatagaagttttaaTCGAAAAtctcatctcaaaacacacataaagATTCAttcaggagagaagccttttacttgtaaggaatgtgacaaaagttttattgatgtttcttatctc aaaacacatgagaactcataccggagagaagccttttaa